The Mesoterricola silvestris sequence GCCCTCATGGAGCGCAGCCTCAGCCCCGCGTTCCGCCAGGTGGCGGGCCAGGCCCGGCAGGTGGCGGCCTCGGAATCCGCCGTGCTCATCACGGGGGAGACGGGCACCGGCAAGGAGGTGCTGGCCCGGGCCATCCACGGGTGGAGCCGCCGCGCCGAGCGCCCCTTCCTGCGCCTCAACTGCGCGGCCCTTCCCGAGCACCTGGTGGAGAGCGAGCTCTTCGGCCACACCCGGGGGGCCTTCAGCGGCGCCAGCCAGGCCCGGCCGGGGCGCTTCCAGGTGGCCCACGGCGGCACGCTCCTGCTGGACGAGATCGGGGACCTGCCCCTGCCCATGCAATCCAAGCTCCTGCGGGTGCTCCAGGAGGGGACCTTCGAACCGCTGGGCTCGGACCGCAGCGTGACCGTGGACGTCCGGATCCTGGCCGCCACCAACGTGGACCTGGAGCGGGCCGTGGCCGAGGGGCGGTTCCGCGCCGACCTCTTCTACCGCCTCAACGTCTTCCCCCTGCGGCTGCCGCCCCTGCGGGAGCGGCGGGAGGACATCCTGCTGCTGGCCGAGGACTGGCTCTTCCGCCAGGCCCGGCGCACCGGCCAGGGCCCCTGGCGCATCCCCCCCGGGGACGCGGCCCGCCTGGAGGCCCATCCCTGGACGGGCAACGTGCGCGAGCTGATCAACGTGCTGGAGCGGGCCACGATCCTGGCCCCCCAGGGGGACCTGGACCTGGAGGCCGCCCTGCGCTCCGCCGCGCCCGGGCCCCTTCCGGGGCCGGCGCCGGAGGATCTCCGGAGCGTCGAGCGGGACGCGATCCTGAAGGCCCTGCGCCAGTGCGCGGGCCGGATCTACGGGGCCGGGGGCGCGGCCCTGCGGCTGGGCCTCAGGCCCACCACGCTGCAGAGCCGCATGAAGAAGCTGGGCATCGCCCGGACCACCCTCATTTCGTGATCCCCATCTGGCGGAGCATCCAGGCGTACTCGAAGGCCTTGTCCCGGAGCCGGTCGTAGCGCCCCGAGGCGCCGCCGTGGCCGCCGGGCTCCAGCTTCATGCGCAGGAGCAGCTCGTTGGAATCGGTCTTCAGGGTGCGGAGCCTGGCCACGTACTTGGCGGGTTCCCAGTACCCCACCTGGCTGTCGTTGAGGCTGCTCGTGACGAGCATGGCCGGGTAGGCCTTCCGGGCCAGGTTGTCGTAGGGGCTGTAGGAGCGCATGTAGTCGTAGGCGGCCTTCTCGTTGGGGTTGCCCCATTCCAGGTACTCGCCCACGGTCAGGGGCAGGGTGGGATCCAGCATGGTGTTCATGACGTCCACGAAGGGCACGGCGGCATGCACGGCCTTGAAGAGGTCCGGGCGCAGGTTGGTGACGGCGCCCATGAGAAGCCCGCCGGCGCTTCCGCCCTCGATGACCAGCCGGTCGCTGGAGGTCCACTTGCCGGCCACCAGGCTCTCGGCGCAATCGATGAAGTCGGTGAAGGTGTTCATCTTCTTCATGAGCATGCCGTCCCGGTGCCAGCCTTCGCCCAGTTCGTCCCCGCCGCGGATGTGGGCCACGGCGAACACGACGCCCCGGTCCAGGAGGCTGATGCGGTTGGAATCGAAGGCCGCCGGCGTTCCGTAGCCGTAGGAGCCGTAGGCGTACAGGAACAGGGGCGCCTTGCCGTCGCGCCGGAGGCCCTTGCGGTACACGAGGCTCAGGGGCACCCGCACGCCGTCCCGGGCGGTGGCCCAGGCGCGTTCGGTGGCGTAGAGGGCGGGATCGTAGCCCAGCACCTCCTGGCGCTTCAGGAGCGTCGTTTCCCGGCGGCCCATGTGGTAGTCGAACGTGGTGGGCGGAGTCACCTGGGACTGGTAGTGGTACCTGAATTGCACCGAATCGTACTCGGGGGTGGAGCCCCCCGAGGCGAAGTAGACGGCCTCGGGCTGGCGGATCTCGTGCCATTTCCCGGTGGCGAAGTCCAGCACCCGGAAGGTGGCGAGCCCCTCGCGCTTCTCCCGCACCACCGCGAAGCCCTTGAAGAGTTCCAGCCCCTCCACGTGGACGCCGTCCCGGGGGGCCACGAAGGTCTTCCACGCCGCGGTGCCCGGGTCCCCCGCGGGCACCGTGACGATGCGGAAGTCCAGGGCGCCCTTGTTGGTGCGCAGGTAGAAGAGGCCCTCGCGGTGGTCCACCTTGTACTTGTGGCCCTTCTCCCGGGGCAGCAGGACGCGGAAGGCCCCCTCGGGGCGGGCGGCGTCCAGGTAGCTGTTCTCCCAGGTGTCGGTGCTTTCCGCCTCCAGGATCACGAATTTCCCGTCCTTGGTCCGGTTCAGGCCCAGGCGGAAGAGTTCATCCTTCTCCTCCACGAGCTTGACGGCCTTGCCGTCCAGGCCCATGCGCCACGCCGTATCGCTGCGCTTGGTGACCGCATCCTCGGTGGTGAAGAAGAAGGTGCGGTTGTCGGCGGCCCATTCCACGGACGTGACCCGCTGGGCCGTGGGGCCCAGCACCTTCCCGGTGCGCAGGTCCTTCAGGTGCAGGTCGTACTGGCG is a genomic window containing:
- a CDS encoding sigma-54-dependent Fis family transcriptional regulator, with the protein product MAKAALDLARALKELALVAGRLPQGEAFLPAALDALAGIVPYDLAAVLRLEKGRLRVVCARGPLAGDPVRTHTLDLDRFPSIAEALRTGRTRVMDAHDHAEGDGDPYDGVLDLPHGHACMVVPLLGGGRMLGALTFDRATCGTFEPFTVSLATIYGQLIALTWMAQEQSADQRELLEAENRLLRSEVVGADDAGALMERSLSPAFRQVAGQARQVAASESAVLITGETGTGKEVLARAIHGWSRRAERPFLRLNCAALPEHLVESELFGHTRGAFSGASQARPGRFQVAHGGTLLLDEIGDLPLPMQSKLLRVLQEGTFEPLGSDRSVTVDVRILAATNVDLERAVAEGRFRADLFYRLNVFPLRLPPLRERREDILLLAEDWLFRQARRTGQGPWRIPPGDAARLEAHPWTGNVRELINVLERATILAPQGDLDLEAALRSAAPGPLPGPAPEDLRSVERDAILKALRQCAGRIYGAGGAALRLGLRPTTLQSRMKKLGIARTTLIS
- a CDS encoding S9 family peptidase, which codes for MRSFRFPLLALVLAAAQAHGAAPAAPTVAHVDLRFGESIADPYAWLRNRTDPEVLKYLEAENAHTEAATAGLKPLREALYKEMLGRIKQTDLSVPVRKGRFYYYTRTEEGKQYPIRCRKAAGPSLAFDAAAPEEVLLDLNEMAKGLTFLGVEDVSVSDDGNLLLYCTDTTGYRQYDLHLKDLRTGKVLGPTAQRVTSVEWAADNRTFFFTTEDAVTKRSDTAWRMGLDGKAVKLVEEKDELFRLGLNRTKDGKFVILEAESTDTWENSYLDAARPEGAFRVLLPREKGHKYKVDHREGLFYLRTNKGALDFRIVTVPAGDPGTAAWKTFVAPRDGVHVEGLELFKGFAVVREKREGLATFRVLDFATGKWHEIRQPEAVYFASGGSTPEYDSVQFRYHYQSQVTPPTTFDYHMGRRETTLLKRQEVLGYDPALYATERAWATARDGVRVPLSLVYRKGLRRDGKAPLFLYAYGSYGYGTPAAFDSNRISLLDRGVVFAVAHIRGGDELGEGWHRDGMLMKKMNTFTDFIDCAESLVAGKWTSSDRLVIEGGSAGGLLMGAVTNLRPDLFKAVHAAVPFVDVMNTMLDPTLPLTVGEYLEWGNPNEKAAYDYMRSYSPYDNLARKAYPAMLVTSSLNDSQVGYWEPAKYVARLRTLKTDSNELLLRMKLEPGGHGGASGRYDRLRDKAFEYAWMLRQMGITK